The following proteins are co-located in the Pedobacter frigiditerrae genome:
- a CDS encoding glycoside hydrolase family 2 protein, with translation MLKLKYRLILICLSLFSVSTYAQVSSIQNIQSRKILSLNGKWNYIVDPYENGFYDYRHEPFDQSKSGSGGFYDDKVQKDKTELIEYNFDLSPQMNVPGDWNSQSEKLELYEGTVWLRRKFSAQPATDKRYFVYFGAVNYEAHVYLNGKKLGIHKGGFTPFQFEVTGKLKAGENTLVVKADNTRKPDEIPTINTDWWNYGGITRDVFLAEMPQHYINDYKLQLIKGSTNTLSFSAKLADATAGQNITVSIPELKLEKTFTTDAEGAINQQFIWNKISLWSPENPKLYAVTIKSTTENIQDKIGFRTIAVQGTDILLNGKSVFLRGISIHDENPLVAGRLRSEGDMRMMLQWAKDMNCNYVRLAHYPHNEEMVRLADEMGLLVWAEVPVYWTISWTNPATYANAKQQLTDLIVRDKNRASVIVWSIGNETPLSEPRHQFMGNLAETARSLDDTRLVAAALEVHRDGKTVILNDPLGEKIDLVSFNEYAGWYWGGTPSEITSYKFDIKYNKPVVITEFGGDALGGFHADENTRWSEEYQEALYKNQIIMLSQITALRGMTPWILTDFRSPRRQHPVYQNFWNRKGLISETGKKKKAFFVLKDFYNQMQIKYK, from the coding sequence ATGTTAAAGTTAAAATATAGACTAATATTAATTTGCCTCTCCTTATTTTCAGTTAGCACTTACGCACAGGTTAGTTCTATACAAAATATCCAATCTCGTAAAATCCTTAGCCTTAATGGCAAATGGAACTACATTGTAGATCCTTATGAGAATGGATTTTATGATTACCGTCATGAACCATTTGACCAATCTAAATCTGGTTCGGGTGGTTTTTACGATGATAAAGTTCAAAAAGATAAAACAGAGTTAATTGAATATAATTTCGATCTCTCTCCTCAAATGAATGTTCCGGGCGACTGGAACTCTCAATCAGAAAAACTAGAATTGTATGAAGGTACAGTTTGGTTAAGACGTAAGTTTAGTGCGCAACCAGCAACAGACAAAAGGTATTTCGTTTATTTTGGTGCAGTAAATTATGAAGCTCACGTTTACTTAAATGGAAAAAAACTAGGTATTCACAAAGGCGGATTTACCCCATTTCAGTTTGAAGTTACAGGAAAATTGAAAGCAGGCGAAAATACCTTGGTGGTTAAAGCAGATAACACCAGGAAACCTGATGAAATACCAACCATCAATACAGATTGGTGGAACTACGGAGGAATTACTCGTGATGTTTTCTTAGCAGAAATGCCTCAACATTACATCAATGACTATAAGCTTCAATTAATAAAAGGAAGCACTAATACCTTAAGTTTCTCTGCAAAATTAGCAGATGCAACAGCAGGACAAAACATAACGGTTTCTATTCCTGAATTAAAACTCGAAAAAACATTTACCACAGATGCCGAAGGAGCAATTAATCAGCAATTTATATGGAACAAGATCAGTTTGTGGTCTCCAGAAAATCCGAAATTATATGCAGTAACTATTAAATCTACAACCGAAAATATTCAAGATAAAATAGGTTTTAGAACCATTGCTGTTCAAGGCACAGATATTTTATTAAATGGTAAATCTGTTTTTTTAAGAGGGATTTCTATTCACGATGAAAACCCATTGGTAGCTGGAAGGTTAAGGTCTGAAGGTGACATGAGAATGATGTTGCAGTGGGCAAAAGACATGAACTGTAACTATGTACGTTTGGCTCATTATCCTCATAACGAAGAAATGGTGCGTTTGGCAGATGAAATGGGCTTATTGGTATGGGCAGAAGTACCAGTTTATTGGACTATCTCTTGGACCAATCCAGCAACTTATGCCAATGCAAAACAGCAATTAACAGATTTAATTGTTCGAGATAAAAATCGTGCAAGTGTAATTGTTTGGTCTATCGGTAATGAAACACCTTTAAGCGAACCTCGTCATCAGTTCATGGGTAATTTAGCAGAAACAGCAAGATCGCTTGATGACACAAGATTAGTGGCTGCAGCTTTAGAAGTACACAGAGATGGAAAAACAGTTATTTTAAATGATCCCTTAGGCGAAAAAATAGATTTAGTAAGTTTTAATGAATATGCTGGTTGGTATTGGGGTGGAACACCAAGCGAAATTACCAGTTACAAATTCGATATCAAATACAATAAACCTGTTGTAATTACAGAGTTTGGTGGCGATGCATTGGGTGGTTTCCATGCAGATGAAAACACAAGATGGAGTGAAGAATATCAAGAAGCATTGTATAAAAACCAAATTATAATGCTTAGTCAAATTACTGCGCTAAGAGGAATGACACCTTGGATTTTAACAGATTTTAGATCGCCAAGAAGGCAACATCCAGTTTATCAAAATTTCTGGAACCGTAAAGGACTAATTTCTGAAACTGGTAAAAAGAAAAAAGCATTTTTTGTGCTGAAGGACTTTTATAACCAGATGCAAATCAAATATAAATAA
- a CDS encoding glycoside hydrolase family 18 protein: MIAFINNRINWIFLLLLIIAVLSAMKTADKKPVVIGYVTGYSGLINTEQIAVEQLTHINYAFVNVKNNQAYLDNEKRDVENFKRLNTLKARNPNLQILISIGGWSWSENFSNAVLTDSLRKGFAKSAVDIIRKNNLDGVDIDWEYPGMQGEEGNVYRPEDKENFTLMFESIRKELNILEKETGKKKLLTTATGGFPSFLTKTEMGKAAQFLDYINLMTYDYYSWKRAGHHTNLYDSKTYPSENSADKAIQAYLNAGVPAAKIVMGIAFYGRNLKLNPNSTKGLGDAILSAANNYGKGYTFLKDSLVDKKGFIAYKDEDAKAPYLFNVETKQYISYDDEWSVANKCEYVLKNKLGGVMFWEYSSDKKGYLLDQITKSFN, encoded by the coding sequence ATGATTGCATTTATAAATAATAGAATAAACTGGATATTCCTATTACTGCTCATCATTGCGGTATTATCTGCCATGAAAACTGCAGATAAAAAACCTGTGGTTATTGGCTATGTAACTGGGTATAGTGGTTTAATTAATACGGAGCAAATTGCTGTGGAACAATTAACACACATTAATTATGCCTTTGTGAATGTAAAAAACAACCAAGCCTATTTGGACAATGAAAAAAGAGATGTCGAAAATTTTAAGCGATTAAATACCTTAAAAGCTAGAAATCCAAACCTTCAAATCTTAATTTCAATAGGGGGTTGGTCTTGGAGCGAAAATTTCTCGAATGCAGTTTTAACCGATTCACTGAGAAAAGGATTTGCTAAGAGTGCAGTGGATATCATCCGTAAAAACAATTTAGATGGAGTTGATATAGATTGGGAATACCCAGGAATGCAAGGAGAAGAAGGCAATGTTTATCGCCCTGAGGACAAGGAAAACTTTACTTTAATGTTTGAAAGCATTAGAAAAGAACTCAACATATTAGAAAAAGAAACAGGTAAAAAGAAATTGTTAACGACTGCAACAGGTGGATTTCCTTCCTTTTTAACTAAAACGGAGATGGGAAAAGCAGCTCAGTTTTTAGATTACATTAACCTAATGACCTATGATTACTACTCATGGAAAAGAGCAGGACATCATACTAATTTGTATGATTCTAAAACTTATCCATCAGAAAATTCTGCTGATAAAGCAATTCAGGCTTACCTCAATGCGGGTGTTCCTGCTGCTAAAATTGTGATGGGTATTGCTTTTTATGGTAGGAATTTAAAGTTAAACCCCAACTCAACCAAAGGTTTGGGAGATGCCATTTTATCAGCTGCGAATAATTATGGCAAGGGTTATACCTTTTTAAAGGATAGTTTAGTTGATAAAAAAGGGTTTATTGCTTATAAAGATGAGGATGCAAAAGCGCCATATTTGTTTAATGTAGAAACCAAACAATACATCTCCTATGATGACGAATGGTCTGTTGCTAACAAATGTGAGTATGTGCTCAAAAATAAATTAGGAGGTGTAATGTTCTGGGAATACAGTTCAGACAAAAAAGGTTATTTGTTAGATCAGATAACTAAAAGTTTTAATTAA
- a CDS encoding DUF5009 domain-containing protein: MKQLPKRISSIDVLRAITMFLMIFVNDVAGVDKIPVWLEHTEANFDGMGFSDLIFPAFLFIVGLSLPFAIQGRIKKGDSFISIFFYIVLRALALIVMGFFHVNMENYNYDQAVLSYPVFMIILTIGFFLIWLDYPKKLSKYLRYALITLGIITVATMAYLFKGGNAEHPKGLEPQWWGILGIIGWAYLFAAITYLLAKGRFAFLFPAFIVFALINIINHMDLLHVDLWMIGDASSITLMLGGAVISTLYTMFIGKGKDQNLWILLTIAGISSILFGFIIRPYAGGISKIYSTPAWVFICMGITILVFELLIYIVDFKGKKNWFSIISPAGTSTLTCYLIPYLLYSLFSLIDFNYPNYFNYGIGGIIRSLFIAFVVIRIVAFLEKRSLRLKV; this comes from the coding sequence ATGAAACAACTGCCTAAGAGAATTTCATCTATAGACGTTTTGAGAGCAATCACCATGTTTTTGATGATTTTCGTGAATGACGTTGCTGGCGTCGATAAAATTCCTGTTTGGTTAGAACATACAGAAGCCAATTTCGATGGTATGGGTTTCTCAGACCTAATTTTTCCTGCTTTCCTTTTTATTGTTGGCTTGTCGTTACCATTTGCCATTCAAGGTAGAATTAAAAAAGGAGATTCATTTATCTCCATCTTTTTTTATATCGTTTTACGAGCATTGGCATTAATTGTAATGGGTTTTTTCCACGTAAATATGGAAAACTATAATTACGATCAAGCGGTTTTAAGCTATCCTGTTTTTATGATTATACTGACTATTGGATTTTTTCTAATTTGGTTAGATTATCCGAAGAAGCTATCAAAGTATTTAAGATATGCGTTAATTACTTTAGGAATAATCACTGTTGCTACAATGGCTTACTTATTTAAAGGTGGCAATGCAGAACATCCCAAAGGTTTGGAGCCACAATGGTGGGGTATTTTAGGGATTATTGGTTGGGCTTATTTATTTGCAGCTATAACATACTTACTAGCCAAAGGGCGATTTGCCTTTCTATTTCCAGCCTTTATCGTTTTTGCTTTAATTAATATAATCAATCACATGGATTTACTACACGTAGATTTATGGATGATTGGCGATGCTTCCTCGATTACTTTAATGCTTGGTGGTGCGGTAATCTCCACTTTGTACACCATGTTTATAGGAAAGGGGAAAGACCAAAATCTTTGGATATTGTTAACCATTGCTGGTATTTCATCCATATTGTTTGGGTTTATCATTCGTCCTTATGCAGGAGGGATTTCTAAAATATATTCTACACCAGCTTGGGTTTTTATTTGCATGGGCATTACCATTTTGGTGTTCGAATTACTGATTTACATTGTAGATTTTAAGGGTAAAAAGAACTGGTTTAGCATAATCAGCCCTGCTGGAACGAGCACATTAACCTGTTATTTAATTCCTTATTTATTGTATTCGCTATTTAGTTTAATAGATTTTAATTACCCCAATTATTTCAATTACGGGATTGGAGGGATAATTAGGTCGTTATTTATAGCATTTGTGGTGATAAGGATTGTTGCGTTTTTAGAGAAAAGGAGTTTACGTTTAAAGGTTTAA
- a CDS encoding ThuA domain-containing protein — translation MKIFYRILIFILCIIPMLSHAQKKSRFKVVALYENGGNHTKYSAKAVEWLNQLALDSNFTVDYIKNTEKINEDFLKQYQLFIQLDYPPYAWTDVAKAAFEKYMMQKKGASWIGFHHATLLGDFDGYKLWNWFSDFMGGITFKSYIPAFASGKVNIELPKHPIMRGVTNPFIIQKEEWYTYDKNPRSNLEVIASVDESSYEPDTKVKMGDHPVIWSNPKMKAKNVYVFMGHGADLFENADYKLIFKNAIFWATRK, via the coding sequence ATGAAAATATTCTATCGTATTTTAATCTTCATTTTATGTATAATCCCAATGCTTTCGCATGCTCAAAAGAAGAGTAGGTTTAAGGTGGTGGCATTATATGAAAATGGAGGCAATCATACTAAATATTCAGCAAAAGCTGTAGAATGGTTAAATCAGCTGGCATTAGATAGCAATTTCACTGTAGACTATATCAAAAACACAGAAAAAATAAACGAAGATTTTTTAAAGCAATATCAGCTTTTTATCCAATTAGATTATCCGCCTTATGCGTGGACTGATGTTGCTAAAGCTGCTTTTGAAAAATACATGATGCAAAAAAAAGGAGCAAGCTGGATAGGGTTTCATCACGCTACCTTATTGGGCGATTTTGATGGCTACAAACTTTGGAATTGGTTTTCGGATTTTATGGGTGGTATTACTTTTAAAAGTTATATACCTGCTTTTGCTTCGGGAAAAGTGAACATAGAATTGCCAAAACATCCAATTATGAGAGGCGTAACAAATCCATTTATCATTCAGAAAGAAGAGTGGTATACCTACGATAAAAATCCTCGATCAAATTTAGAAGTAATTGCAAGTGTAGACGAATCGAGTTATGAGCCAGATACAAAAGTTAAAATGGGCGACCATCCAGTAATCTGGTCAAACCCAAAAATGAAAGCCAAAAACGTATACGTTTTTATGGGTCACGGGGCAGATTTATTTGAGAATGCCGATTACAAACTGATATTTAAAAACGCCATATTTTGGGCAACTAGAAAATAA
- a CDS encoding RagB/SusD family nutrient uptake outer membrane protein produces the protein MKKNICYIFLAVMLIAQGCEKDSFLQDGSFSGGNDVTEAQLWANPDYARNFLNNVYATLQERYNLDGDGGILASASDEAVNSNANGGINTLNNGTWAAVRTFDDVYANMYAGIRKANTFIEKAPTSPFIVLDELLPANVAANQTYELQLARLVGQAYFLKAFYEFELLKRYGSFVIVNKTLTVDDELDVPRNTFDECVAQISKDCEEAISRLPLSPSEWNATNRGRATGTAAMALKARMLLYAASPQYNPTGDVTKWQAAADAAKRIMDTGKHAIYTSYPNIWLWNTAGAFNTEVIFATSATATVAIEQNNAPVSYDAANGRTNPTQEMVDAYEMRTTGKPITDATSGYNANTPYTNRDPRFGFSVLFNTASVQPVVAANRFKSRDVETFVGGRDGLGLNVNATKTGYYMRKFLSESASWAGTTTTIRRPWIYFRYAEVLLNYAEALNEAQGTAASALVLAEVNRVRARSGVAMPALQTTNPTANGYVPLDKVEIRKRIRNERRVELAFEEHRFFDVRRWKEGETTFNGPVSGMRIVPTSATTFTYTRFTVENRSFVARNYLYPISQNELNRATKLGQNAGY, from the coding sequence ATGAAAAAAAATATATGCTATATCTTCCTTGCCGTGATGTTGATCGCTCAAGGATGTGAAAAGGATAGCTTTCTTCAAGATGGCTCGTTTAGCGGTGGTAATGATGTTACCGAAGCTCAACTTTGGGCTAACCCAGATTATGCTAGAAACTTTTTAAACAATGTTTACGCGACACTGCAAGAAAGATACAATTTAGATGGCGATGGCGGCATACTAGCATCTGCTTCTGATGAAGCAGTAAACTCAAACGCAAACGGAGGTATAAACACGCTTAATAACGGCACTTGGGCTGCAGTAAGAACATTTGACGATGTGTACGCCAATATGTATGCAGGTATTCGTAAAGCAAATACATTTATCGAAAAAGCACCAACAAGTCCTTTTATAGTTTTAGATGAGTTATTGCCTGCAAACGTTGCAGCAAACCAAACTTACGAGTTACAATTGGCTCGTTTAGTTGGTCAAGCTTACTTTTTAAAGGCATTTTATGAATTCGAATTGTTAAAACGTTATGGCAGTTTTGTAATTGTAAATAAAACTTTAACCGTTGATGATGAATTAGATGTGCCTCGTAATACATTCGATGAATGTGTTGCTCAAATTTCTAAAGACTGCGAAGAAGCAATATCGAGATTACCTTTATCGCCTTCTGAGTGGAATGCAACCAATAGAGGTAGAGCAACTGGTACAGCAGCAATGGCATTAAAAGCAAGAATGTTATTGTATGCGGCTAGTCCACAATATAACCCAACTGGTGATGTAACTAAATGGCAAGCAGCGGCTGATGCAGCTAAAAGAATAATGGATACTGGCAAACATGCTATTTATACATCTTACCCTAACATTTGGTTGTGGAACACCGCTGGTGCATTTAACACGGAGGTTATTTTTGCAACATCAGCTACTGCTACAGTGGCGATTGAGCAAAACAATGCACCTGTAAGTTATGATGCGGCAAATGGGCGTACTAACCCAACGCAAGAAATGGTTGATGCCTACGAAATGAGAACAACCGGTAAACCAATTACTGATGCAACTTCTGGTTACAATGCAAATACGCCTTATACTAATAGAGACCCTAGATTTGGATTTTCAGTATTGTTTAATACAGCATCTGTACAACCAGTTGTTGCTGCAAACAGATTTAAAAGTAGAGATGTAGAAACCTTTGTAGGTGGTAGAGATGGTTTAGGCTTAAACGTTAATGCTACTAAAACGGGCTATTATATGCGTAAGTTTTTAAGCGAAAGTGCATCATGGGCTGGTACAACAACAACTATTCGTCGCCCTTGGATTTATTTTAGATATGCAGAAGTATTGTTAAACTATGCAGAAGCATTAAATGAAGCGCAAGGTACTGCAGCAAGTGCATTAGTGTTAGCAGAGGTAAACAGGGTTCGTGCTAGGTCTGGGGTAGCGATGCCAGCTTTGCAAACTACTAATCCAACGGCCAATGGTTACGTTCCTTTAGACAAGGTCGAAATTCGTAAACGTATTCGCAACGAGCGTAGGGTAGAGCTAGCATTTGAAGAACACCGTTTCTTTGATGTTCGCCGTTGGAAAGAAGGTGAAACAACTTTTAATGGTCCAGTAAGTGGAATGAGAATTGTTCCAACTTCTGCAACAACGTTTACTTATACCAGGTTTACTGTAGAAAATAGGTCTTTTGTTGCTAGAAACTATTTATATCCAATTTCTCAAAACGAGTTAAATAGAGCAACTAAGCTTGGTCAAAACGCTGGGTATTAA
- a CDS encoding glycoside hydrolase family 2 TIM barrel-domain containing protein, which translates to MVLIVLITVNCFGQKTGKSVINLNANWSFQKGNTSSASMVNIPHTWNAFDTMDDVPGYYRGIGTYKKKLILKPEWKTKKLFLYFEGANQETEVYLNGKKIGSHIGGYTAFRVPLVNLKFNGTDEVSVKVDNSYNENIAPLTADFTFFGGMYRSVYLEVKEPIHFVDNQYASKGVFVHANNVTKANAEVIVNGNLINSSANADLTIRSILTDAAGKKINEVKFSTSAGTNKVIGFQLPKILVSNPQLWSPEKPYLYQATTQLLDKKGKVLDEVTTPVGLRFFSFDVEKGFFLNGSPYKLIGASRHQDFAKMGNAVPKALQIKDIELLKEMGGNFLRVAHYPQDQSVLNACDSLGILASVEIPIVNEITETEAFYNNCKTMQLEMIKQNYNHPSIIIWAYMNEVLLRMKFGNEPERKLKYIANIEKLAQSLEDLTRKTDPTRYTMMSNHGDVNGYIKAGLVKIPMLVGWNLYQGWYGGKSEDFGPNLDKIHQQVPDKPLLVTEFGADVDPRIHAFTPIKFDKSLEYGMLYHQIYIKDILKRPFVVGAAVWNLADFGSETREETMPHVNNKGLMTLDRKPKNTFYLYKAYLNPKPFLKIGNGNWNLRGGVSESNISTQHLQVISNTDTVELFVNGKNLGKKNVVDRLTNWDVPFKNGKNDIKAVSFVKGNKIEDLTNITFNLKPEVFNNLTIPFKSMNVLLGSQRQFVDEQNQEVWLPNQVYKEGSWGSIGGEAFKPKNTSRQSYGSDKNIIGTLNDPIYQTQLIGLEGYQLDVPRGKYEITLHFAELAGTGASTLPYNLDSLIASNKEIPEQRIFDVYLNDKQIIKNINLAANYGAANAVQKKFEFIVADDKGIRLMLKGIKGKPVLNALQVKRIN; encoded by the coding sequence TTGGTATTAATCGTTTTAATAACGGTTAACTGTTTTGGGCAAAAAACTGGCAAAAGTGTCATCAACCTTAACGCAAACTGGAGTTTTCAAAAAGGGAATACTTCTTCTGCTTCGATGGTTAACATCCCACATACGTGGAACGCTTTTGATACCATGGATGATGTGCCTGGTTATTACAGGGGAATAGGGACTTATAAGAAGAAACTCATTTTAAAACCCGAATGGAAAACCAAAAAGCTCTTTTTATACTTTGAAGGTGCCAATCAAGAAACCGAAGTTTATTTAAATGGTAAAAAAATAGGTAGCCACATCGGTGGGTATACTGCTTTTCGAGTTCCTTTAGTAAACTTAAAGTTTAATGGAACTGATGAGGTTTCAGTAAAAGTTGATAATAGTTACAATGAAAATATCGCCCCACTAACAGCCGATTTTACTTTTTTCGGTGGTATGTATCGCAGTGTTTACTTAGAAGTTAAGGAGCCAATTCATTTTGTGGATAATCAATACGCTTCAAAAGGAGTATTTGTTCACGCGAATAATGTGACCAAAGCAAACGCAGAAGTGATAGTGAACGGCAATTTAATCAATTCATCAGCCAATGCTGATTTAACAATTCGTAGCATTTTAACCGATGCGGCAGGAAAAAAGATAAACGAAGTAAAGTTCTCAACTTCAGCTGGTACAAATAAGGTTATTGGTTTTCAACTGCCAAAAATACTGGTTTCGAATCCTCAATTATGGTCGCCAGAAAAGCCATACTTATACCAAGCTACAACGCAGTTGTTAGATAAAAAAGGTAAGGTTTTAGATGAGGTTACAACACCTGTTGGACTAAGATTTTTCAGTTTTGACGTTGAGAAGGGCTTTTTCCTTAACGGTTCTCCTTATAAATTGATAGGAGCTAGTCGGCATCAAGATTTTGCCAAAATGGGAAATGCTGTTCCTAAAGCTCTGCAAATAAAAGATATTGAGCTGCTTAAAGAAATGGGTGGCAATTTTTTGCGTGTAGCCCATTATCCTCAAGACCAATCTGTTTTAAATGCTTGCGACAGTTTGGGGATTTTAGCCTCAGTAGAAATACCAATCGTAAATGAAATTACAGAAACTGAAGCCTTTTATAACAATTGCAAAACAATGCAGTTGGAAATGATTAAGCAAAATTACAATCACCCAAGCATCATTATATGGGCTTACATGAACGAAGTTTTGTTAAGGATGAAATTCGGAAACGAGCCAGAAAGAAAGCTAAAGTATATTGCTAACATAGAAAAATTAGCCCAAAGCCTAGAAGACTTAACCAGAAAAACTGACCCAACCAGATACACGATGATGAGTAATCATGGAGATGTGAATGGTTATATCAAAGCTGGCTTGGTTAAAATACCAATGTTGGTGGGCTGGAATTTATATCAAGGTTGGTATGGAGGTAAGTCAGAAGATTTTGGACCAAATCTGGATAAAATTCATCAGCAAGTTCCAGATAAGCCACTTTTGGTAACAGAATTTGGTGCAGATGTAGACCCAAGAATTCATGCTTTTACACCGATCAAGTTCGATAAGAGTTTAGAATACGGAATGTTGTACCATCAAATTTATATTAAAGACATTTTAAAAAGACCTTTTGTGGTTGGCGCTGCGGTATGGAATTTAGCAGATTTCGGTTCAGAAACGCGTGAAGAAACAATGCCACATGTAAACAATAAAGGTTTAATGACCTTGGATAGAAAACCAAAAAATACTTTTTATCTGTACAAAGCTTATTTAAATCCTAAACCATTTCTCAAAATTGGTAACGGAAATTGGAATTTAAGGGGAGGTGTGTCTGAATCGAACATAAGCACTCAGCATTTACAGGTAATTAGCAATACCGATACAGTGGAGCTTTTTGTGAATGGCAAAAACTTAGGCAAAAAAAATGTAGTTGATAGATTAACCAATTGGGATGTACCGTTTAAAAATGGAAAGAACGATATCAAAGCTGTTTCCTTTGTTAAGGGCAATAAAATTGAAGATTTAACTAACATTACTTTCAATCTAAAACCTGAAGTTTTTAATAACCTGACCATTCCATTTAAGTCAATGAATGTGCTTTTAGGTTCGCAAAGGCAATTTGTTGATGAACAAAATCAAGAAGTTTGGTTGCCTAATCAAGTTTACAAAGAAGGTTCTTGGGGCAGCATTGGTGGTGAGGCATTTAAACCCAAAAATACCAGCAGACAAAGTTATGGTAGCGATAAAAACATCATAGGAACACTAAACGATCCAATTTACCAAACGCAGCTAATCGGATTAGAAGGTTATCAATTAGATGTACCAAGAGGTAAATACGAAATCACTTTGCATTTTGCCGAGTTAGCCGGTACAGGAGCATCAACACTTCCTTATAATTTAGATAGTTTGATAGCCAGCAATAAAGAAATTCCAGAACAACGAATTTTTGATGTTTACTTAAACGATAAACAAATAATAAAGAACATCAATTTGGCGGCTAATTATGGTGCTGCAAATGCAGTTCAAAAGAAGTTTGAGTTTATTGTGGCAGATGATAAAGGAATTAGATTAATGCTTAAAGGCATAAAAGGCAAGCCTGTTTTAAATGCTTTACAAGTAAAACGAATTAACTAA